In a single window of the Vibrio celticus genome:
- a CDS encoding IS66 family transposase zinc-finger binding domain-containing protein, producing the protein MRYRSLGRAKIIPQKVSVVRHERTKYACRQCEKTQTSSKIITAPRPANMLPKAWVALKLSPQS; encoded by the coding sequence ATGCGGTACCGAAGTCTCGGAAGAGCTAAAATCATCCCTCAGAAAGTCAGCGTCGTGCGCCATGAGCGTACCAAGTACGCTTGCCGTCAGTGTGAAAAGACACAAACCAGCAGCAAAATTATCACAGCGCCTCGACCAGCCAATATGCTCCCGAAAGCATGGGTAGCCCTGAAGCTTTCGCCGCAGTCGTGA
- a CDS encoding transposase domain-containing protein, with protein MTCRANNINPYYYFAHLFKVLPTRSLQDDLNDLMPWNLEIDEVE; from the coding sequence ATGACGTGTCGGGCGAATAATATCAACCCGTATTACTACTTCGCACACTTGTTCAAAGTGCTACCAACGCGATCCCTTCAAGACGATCTGAACGATCTTATGCCTTGGAACTTAGAAATAGATGAGGTTGAATAA
- a CDS encoding Arm DNA-binding domain-containing protein, whose product MEKRFKFTTNKIASLPPNDPNSRSTEAEYSCSELSGFKVLVGKNGRKKWLVRYTLNGRKGSLSLGTFPEVSLADARKQAQRTKLMVAEGVDPKNSTVKPDIPTVSEYFNNHFIKISKSRKKSWRHDIARFNHCVEIWDISYDQLRVSHIQSMVAGLIDKVHLRGKKLSRSTINRVLCLLKLMGRMIEEEYSIPNVAARVKLFPET is encoded by the coding sequence ATGGAGAAACGCTTTAAATTTACTACTAATAAGATCGCGAGTTTACCGCCTAATGATCCTAATTCTCGATCCACTGAAGCAGAGTATTCCTGCTCCGAATTATCGGGCTTCAAGGTTCTGGTTGGTAAGAATGGGCGAAAGAAGTGGCTGGTTCGATATACCTTGAATGGTAGAAAAGGCTCTTTATCTCTTGGGACGTTTCCTGAAGTTTCGTTGGCGGATGCAAGGAAGCAAGCACAACGTACTAAGCTAATGGTTGCTGAAGGAGTAGATCCAAAAAACTCAACTGTCAAACCAGACATACCTACTGTATCCGAATACTTCAACAATCACTTCATTAAAATTTCTAAGTCACGCAAGAAAAGTTGGCGACATGATATAGCAAGATTTAACCACTGTGTTGAAATTTGGGATATCAGTTATGACCAGCTTAGAGTCTCACACATACAGTCCATGGTCGCAGGATTGATAGACAAGGTTCATTTACGTGGTAAGAAGCTAAGTCGTTCAACAATTAACCGTGTGTTATGTTTGCTCAAGCTAATGGGCCGCATGATAGAAGAAGAGTACTCCATTCCCAACGTTGCGGCTCGTGTTAAGTTGTTTCCAGAAACGTAA